The Flavobacterium sp. 140616W15 sequence TGCAATAGATGCTTTACAATTAAAGGAATTACACATCAAAATTGACGCAATATAACGAGCGAATACACTGTAAATCAATATTTTTTATAAAAAATTAACAGTTTGTTGCCTTTTGTATTATTTTATATCTTACATTTGCCTCATTATAAATTATTATTACTATTACAATGCGTACAGGTACAGTTAAATTTTTCAATGAGTCTAAAGGTTACGGGTTCATTACAGACGAAGAAACAGGAAAAGACATTTTCGTTCATGCATCAGGAATCAACGCGGAAGAATTACGCGAAGGTGACAGAGTTAGCTACGAAGAAGAAGAAGGAAGAAAAGGTAAAGTTGCTGCTAAAGTTGCAGTAATCTAAGCATAAAAATATAGCAATTTATTTTTTTTGCCACCGAATGCTTAAAAGCGTTTCGATTAATTTCGAAACGCTTTTTTTTTACCTCTATTTCTTAAAAAAATCATAAAATTTGAAATCTTATTTATAATCAATAAAAATTACACTATTACTACATTTCAAAACCTACTTAAATCATTTTTTAACTTGTGATTTACATACTTGAAAGCTATCTTTGTGACTTATTTTTAAGCAAAAAAACCCTTAAATTATGCATTCAGATCAAGTAAATTATATTCCAATTTTAATGCAGCTTATTTTGGCTGTTGGTTTTGTTGTAGGAACCATCATTATTTCTGGAAAATTAGGTCCAAAAAGAAATTCCGCAATTAAAGACAAAAACTTCGAATGTGGTGTTGAATCTATTGGTAATGCTCGTATTCCATTTTCTGTAAAATATTTTTTAGTTGCTATTTTGTTTGTATTGTTCGACGTTGAGGTAATTTTTCTTTACCCATGGGCAGCAAACTTTAAAGAACTAGGTATTGAGGGAATGCTGAAAATGCTAGTGTTCATGTCGCTTCTTTTGGTAGGTTTTTTCTACATCATCAAGAAGAAAGCACTAGAGTGGGAATAAAAAGAGACTTTAAATTTTACAATTAAGATTTAAACGCCTCAAATTAATACAATTGATTTAAAAAAATTGATTTCAATTTTTACGATTTCAAAAATCTAAAAACAGAAATCAGAAATCTATAATAAAAAATGAGCGATTCAAAGATAAACATGGCAACCCCGCCAGAAGGAGTCACAGGAGAAGGTTTTTTTGCTACAAAACTTAACGATGTTGTAGGTTTAGCAAGAGCCAATTCATTATGGCCTTTACCATTTGCAACTTCTTGTTGTGGTATCGAGTTCATGGCTACAATGGCTTCACATTATGACATAGCACGATTTGGTTCTGAGCGTGTGAGTTTTTCTCCTCGCCAAGCTGATATGTTATTAGTAATGGGAACAATTTCTAAAAAGATGGGACCTATTTTACGTGAAGTTTACGAACAAATGGCTGAACCACGTTGGGTTATTGCTGTAGGTGCTTGTGCATCTTCAGGGGGTATTTTTGACACGTATTCAGTTCTTCAAGGAATTGACAAAATAATACCAGTAGATGTTTACGTTCCTGGTTGCCCACCTAGACCAGAACAGATCCTTGATGGCGTATTAAAACTACAAGAATTAGTAAAGAGCGAGTCTGTAAGAAGACGTAGCTCTCCTGAATACCAAGAATTATTGGCTTCATATAACATTCAATAAATAAAATGGCTTTAGAGACAATAGAAATTCAAGATAAATTAATTGAAACATTTGGAGAAGATGTATTCAATTTCAATCAAGATAGAGACATTTTTTCATTAGAAGTTGCTTCTGATAAAATAACGGCTGTAATCCTTTTTTTGAAAAACGACCCAACATTGCGTTTTCAATTTTTAACTGATTTATGTGGTGTACACTACCCAGATAATGAAGTTGACCGCCAATTTGCAATAGTATACCACTTGCACAACTGGTATGAAAACAAAAGAATTAAAATAAAAGCTTTTATCAATGGCGAAAAACCAGAGATAAAAACAATATCTAATATCTTCTTAAGTTCAAACTGGATGGAAAGAGAAACCTATGATTTTTACGGTGTAAACTTCATTGGACATCCACAATTGAAACGTATTTTAAATATGGATGAGATGATATCATTTCCGATGCGTAAAGAATTCCCTATGGAAGACAGCGGAAGAACAGATAAAGACGATAGGTTCTTTGGAAGAACAATCACAAATTGCTAAGACAAAATCATATAATTTTTCACATTAAATAAATGTCAGAACTATTATTATCACCAGAGCATCGCTATGCTAAAATAATTGAACAGAAACTAAACGACGATGGTAGTGAACTTTCTGTTCTGAATCTTGGACCAACACACCCAGCTACACACGGTATTTTTCAAAATGTCTTGTTAATGGACGGTGAAAAAATTATCGATGCTGAGCCAACTATTGGTTACATCCACAGAGCTTTCGAAAAAATTGCCGAAAATCGTCCATTTTATCAAATTACACCTCTTACAGACCGAATGAACTATTGCTCCTCTCCTATCAACAATATGGGATGGTGGATGACTCTAGAAAAGCTTTTAGATATTGAAGTACCTAAACGTGTTCAATACTTAAGAGTAATCGTTATGGAATTGGCTAGAATTACGGATCATATTATCTGTAATTCAATTCTTGGTGTAGATACAGGTGCCTATACAGGTTTCCTTTATGTATTTCAATTTAGAGAAAAGGTATATGAAATATACGAAGAAATTTGTGGTGCCCGTTTAACCACAAATATGGGAAGAATTGGTGGTTTTGAAAGAGATTGGTCTCCAGAAGCTTTCAGAAAACTAGATGTCTTCTTAGAAGAATTTCCAGTTGCTTGGAAAGAATTCGAAAACTTATTCGAAAGAAACAGAATTTTTATCGACAGAACTGTAAATGTTGGAGCTATATCTGCTGAACAAGCAATGGCTTACGGTTTCACAGGTCCAAATTTACGTGCTACAGGTGTTGATTATGATGTGCGTGTAGCACAACCATATTCATCTTATGAAGATTTTGATTTTATAGTTCCAGTTGGAAAATCAGGAGATACATACGATCGTTTCTGCGTTCGTAATGCTGAAGTTTGGGAAAGTTTAAGCATCATCCGTCAAGCATTAGAAAAAATGCCAGAAGGAAATGTATACCATGCCGAAGTCCCAGATTACTACCTTCCTCCAAAAGAAGATGTATACACCAACATGGAATCTCTAATATATCACTTTAAAATTGTTATGGGAGAAGTTCCTGTACCAGTTGCAGAAATATACCATCCCGTTGAAGGTGGAAATGGTGAATTAGGTTTTTATCTAGTTACCGACGGAAGTAGAACTCCATACAGATTACACTTCAGAAGACCTTGTTTTATATATTACCAAGCGTTTCCTGAAATGATTAAAGGAGCAATGCTATCAGATGCCATTGTAATATTATCAAGTTTAAATGTTATCGCTGGAGAGTTAGATGCTTAAAAGATTTCAGATTGTAGAATAACGATTTTTGATTTCAGATTTAAAATAAAATGGAAAGAACACATTACAAACAAGAAATAAACATGACCGAAGCATTGATGAACCGCATCAATGAACTAATCAGTCATTATCCTGAAGACAAAAGAAAATCGGCTTTATTGCCTGTTTTACACGAAGTACAAGATGCCCATGAAAATTGGCTGAGCATTGAACTTCAGGACAAGGTTGCCGAAATCTTACATATAAAACCAATTGAGGTTTATGAGGTAGTAACTTTTTACACCATGTACAACCAAAAGCCAATGGGTAAATACATGTTTGAATTTTGCCAAACTTCTTGTTGTTGTTTAAGTGGTGCTGAAAATTTAATGGATTATACATCTGAAAAATTGGGTATCAAAATGGGAGAAACTACTCCTGATGGTATGTTCAGCATTGCTGGTGTAGAATGTCTAGGTGCTTGTGGATACGCTCCAATGATGCAGTTAGGTGATTTCTACAAAGAAAAACTTACCGAAGAAAAAATTGATCAGTTAATCGCTGATTGCAAGGACAATAAAATAATATTACACGATAAATAATTATGTCACAAAAAATATTATTAGATAAAATCAATATTCCTGGTATTAAAACCTACGAAGTATACCGCAAAAATGGTGGTTATGCTTCTGTAGAAAAAGCTTTAAAAACGCTTACACCAGACGAAGTTGTAGAAGAAGTAAAAAAATCAGGTCTTCGTGGTCGTGGTGGTGCAGGTTTCCCAGCAGGAATGAAGTGGAGTTTTATTGATAAAAAATCAGGAAAACCAAGACATTTAGTTTGCAACGCCGACGAATCTGAGCCAGGTACATTCAAGGATCGTTATTTGATGGAATACATTCCACACTTATTGATTGAAGGAATGATTACTTCAAGTTTTGCCTTAGGCGCTAACCTGTCATATATCTATATTCGTGGAGAATATATGTGGGTTTTCAAAATATTAGAAAGAGCCATTGCCGAAGCCAAAGCTGCTGGATTTTTGGGAAAAAACATATTAGGATCAGGATATGATCTAGAACTACACGTTCACTGTGGAGCTGGTGCTTATATTTGTGGAGAAGAAACTGCACTTATTGAGTCACTAGAAGGAAAAAGAGGAAATCCGCGTATTAAACCGCCATTCCCTGCTGTTTCTGGACTTTGGGCTAATCCTACCGTAGTAAACAATGTTGAAACTATTGCCACTGTGCCATGGATTATCAACAACTCTGGAGACGATTATGCCAAAATTGGTGTAGGTCGTTCTACTGGAACTAAATTAATCTCAGCTTCTGGACACGTTAAAAATCCTGGAGTTTATGAAATTGAATTGGGTTTAAGTGTTGATGAATTCATGAATTCTGATGAGTACCTAGGCGGAATGTCTTCTAGCAGACCTTTGAAAGCGTTTGTACCAGGAGGTTCTTCTGTGCCAATTTTACCAGCCGAATTAATTTTTAAAACTGCAAATGGTGAAGATCGTTTAATGACTTACGAATCTTTAAGTGATGGTGGTTTTGCTACTGGATCGATGCTAGGTTCTGGAGGATTTATCGTATACAACGACACTGCTTGTATTGTAAGAAATACATGGAACTTTGCTCGTTTTTACCACCACGAATCTTGTGGACAATGTACTCCTTGTCGCGAAGGTACAGGATGGTTAGAAAAAATATTGTGGAGAATCGAAAACGGTCAAGGTCGTGAAGAAGATATCGAATTATTATGGAGCATTCAGAGTAAAATCGAAGGAAACACGATTTGCCCACTTGGAGATGCTGCATCTTGGCCAGTAGCAGCAGCAATTCGTCATTTTAGAGATGAGTTTGAATATCACGTTCGTTTTCCAGAAAAAATAAAAATAGAGAGCATTTTGTTGCTGAGCCTTTTTCACAAGTGAAACATTTAGTAGGCGGTAAAGTAATCGTATAAATACAGTTTTCAAATTACAGAAAACAAAACATTAAGATTAAAGTATTCAAACAACTTGAAACTTTAAACCTGAAACAAAATTTGATTATGAAAGTAACCATAGACGGTCAAAGTATAGACGTAGAGCCAGGAACAACAATCCTACAGGCTGCACGTATGATTGGTGGAGATTTAGTTCCGCCAGCCATGTGCTATTACTCAAAATTAAAAGGTAGCGGAGGAAAATGCCGTTGTTGTTTAGTTGAAGTATCGAAAGGTAGTGAAGCTGATCCAAGACCAATGCCAAAATTAATGGCATCTTGTGTAACAGGATGTATGGATGGTATGGAAGTAAACAGTAAATCTTCTGATAGAGTAACTGAAGCACGTAAATCTGTAACAGAATTTTTATTGATTAACCACCCATTGGATTGTCCTGTTTGTGATCAGGCTGGTGAATGTGATCTTCAAAATTTAAGTTTTGAGCACGGAAATCCGAAATCACGTTTCATTGAAGAAAAAAGAACTTTTGAGCCAGAAGATATAGGTCCGCATATTCAATTGCACATGAACCGTTGTATCTTATGCCAGAGATGTGTACAAGTTGCAGATCAATTGACAGACAATAGAGTTCACGGGGTATTAGATCGTGGAGATCACGCTAATATTTCGACTGGTATCTCTAAAGCAATCGATAATGAGTTCTCTGGAAATATGATTGATGTATGCCCTGTTGGAGCTTTGACTGATAAAACTTTCCGTTTTAAATCAAGAGTTTGGTTTAACAAGCCTTATAACGCACACAGAGAGTGTACAACTCCAGGATGTTGTGGAAAAACTACTGTTTGGATGTTTGGAGGCGAAATACAACGTGTTACTGGCCGTAAAGACATCTATCATGAAGTTGAAGAGTTTATTTGTAACAGTTGTCGTTTTGACCACAAAAATGTTGCAGATTGGACTATTGAAGGACCTAGAGAATTTGAAAAAGATTCTGTAATCAATCAAAACAACTACACTCGTAAATTAGAGAAAGTTGAAATCGCTACTGAAGAGATTATTCTTTTGGGTAGAGAAAAAGACCGTAAAAAAATTAGTATGACACAAATTCCATTAACCAATAACGACAAAATATCTTAAAAATGGATAGTACATTTATTTTAGAAAAAAGTGTTGTAATTCTTGTGGTATTTGCTGTAACCATGCTTATGGCAATGTATTCTACTTGGGCTGAACGTAAAGTTGCTGCTTATTTACAAGATCGTGTTGGTCCTAACCGTGCTGGTTGGGGCGGATTATTACAACCACTTGCTGATGGTATGAAATTATTCTCTAAAGAAGAATTTTTCCCGAATACTCCAAATAAATTTTTATTTGTTGTAGGTCCAGCAATCGCAATGAGTACTGCTTTAATGACAAGTGCTGTTATTCCTTGGGGAGACAAATTACACTTGTTTGGAAGAGATATTTTATTACAAGCTACTGATATTAACATTGGTTTATTATACTTCTTTGGTGTTGTTTCTGTTGGAGTTTATGGTATCATGATTGGTGGATGGGCATCTAACAGTAAATTCTCTTTGATGGGAGCTGTTCGTGCTGCTTCGCAAATGGTTTCATATGAAGTTGCAATGGGATTATCTATGATCGCATTGTTAATGATGACTGGAACCTTAAGTTTGAGAGAAATCTCTATGCAACAAGCGGGAATGAACTGGAACGTATTTTACCAACCTTTATCTTTCTTGATCTTCCTTATCTGTTCTTTTGCTGAAACGAATAGAACTCCTTTTGATTTAGCGGAGTGTGAAAATGAATTAATTGGTGGATACCATATGGAATATTCGTCGATGAAAATGGGATTCTATTTATTTGCTGAATATGCGAATATGTTTATCTCTGCTACTATTATCTCTGTATTGTTCTTTGGAGGATATAA is a genomic window containing:
- a CDS encoding cold-shock protein; amino-acid sequence: MRTGTVKFFNESKGYGFITDEETGKDIFVHASGINAEELREGDRVSYEEEEGRKGKVAAKVAVI
- a CDS encoding NADH-quinone oxidoreductase subunit A, whose product is MHSDQVNYIPILMQLILAVGFVVGTIIISGKLGPKRNSAIKDKNFECGVESIGNARIPFSVKYFLVAILFVLFDVEVIFLYPWAANFKELGIEGMLKMLVFMSLLLVGFFYIIKKKALEWE
- a CDS encoding NADH-quinone oxidoreductase subunit B, with amino-acid sequence MSDSKINMATPPEGVTGEGFFATKLNDVVGLARANSLWPLPFATSCCGIEFMATMASHYDIARFGSERVSFSPRQADMLLVMGTISKKMGPILREVYEQMAEPRWVIAVGACASSGGIFDTYSVLQGIDKIIPVDVYVPGCPPRPEQILDGVLKLQELVKSESVRRRSSPEYQELLASYNIQ
- a CDS encoding NADH-quinone oxidoreductase subunit C, giving the protein MALETIEIQDKLIETFGEDVFNFNQDRDIFSLEVASDKITAVILFLKNDPTLRFQFLTDLCGVHYPDNEVDRQFAIVYHLHNWYENKRIKIKAFINGEKPEIKTISNIFLSSNWMERETYDFYGVNFIGHPQLKRILNMDEMISFPMRKEFPMEDSGRTDKDDRFFGRTITNC
- a CDS encoding NADH-quinone oxidoreductase subunit D; translation: MSELLLSPEHRYAKIIEQKLNDDGSELSVLNLGPTHPATHGIFQNVLLMDGEKIIDAEPTIGYIHRAFEKIAENRPFYQITPLTDRMNYCSSPINNMGWWMTLEKLLDIEVPKRVQYLRVIVMELARITDHIICNSILGVDTGAYTGFLYVFQFREKVYEIYEEICGARLTTNMGRIGGFERDWSPEAFRKLDVFLEEFPVAWKEFENLFERNRIFIDRTVNVGAISAEQAMAYGFTGPNLRATGVDYDVRVAQPYSSYEDFDFIVPVGKSGDTYDRFCVRNAEVWESLSIIRQALEKMPEGNVYHAEVPDYYLPPKEDVYTNMESLIYHFKIVMGEVPVPVAEIYHPVEGGNGELGFYLVTDGSRTPYRLHFRRPCFIYYQAFPEMIKGAMLSDAIVILSSLNVIAGELDA
- a CDS encoding NAD(P)H-dependent oxidoreductase subunit E, giving the protein MERTHYKQEINMTEALMNRINELISHYPEDKRKSALLPVLHEVQDAHENWLSIELQDKVAEILHIKPIEVYEVVTFYTMYNQKPMGKYMFEFCQTSCCCLSGAENLMDYTSEKLGIKMGETTPDGMFSIAGVECLGACGYAPMMQLGDFYKEKLTEEKIDQLIADCKDNKIILHDK
- a CDS encoding 2Fe-2S iron-sulfur cluster-binding protein, with the protein product MKVTIDGQSIDVEPGTTILQAARMIGGDLVPPAMCYYSKLKGSGGKCRCCLVEVSKGSEADPRPMPKLMASCVTGCMDGMEVNSKSSDRVTEARKSVTEFLLINHPLDCPVCDQAGECDLQNLSFEHGNPKSRFIEEKRTFEPEDIGPHIQLHMNRCILCQRCVQVADQLTDNRVHGVLDRGDHANISTGISKAIDNEFSGNMIDVCPVGALTDKTFRFKSRVWFNKPYNAHRECTTPGCCGKTTVWMFGGEIQRVTGRKDIYHEVEEFICNSCRFDHKNVADWTIEGPREFEKDSVINQNNYTRKLEKVEIATEEIILLGREKDRKKISMTQIPLTNNDKIS
- the nuoH gene encoding NADH-quinone oxidoreductase subunit NuoH — translated: MDSTFILEKSVVILVVFAVTMLMAMYSTWAERKVAAYLQDRVGPNRAGWGGLLQPLADGMKLFSKEEFFPNTPNKFLFVVGPAIAMSTALMTSAVIPWGDKLHLFGRDILLQATDINIGLLYFFGVVSVGVYGIMIGGWASNSKFSLMGAVRAASQMVSYEVAMGLSMIALLMMTGTLSLREISMQQAGMNWNVFYQPLSFLIFLICSFAETNRTPFDLAECENELIGGYHMEYSSMKMGFYLFAEYANMFISATIISVLFFGGYNYPGMEWMVENAGVNPANVLGMVVLFAKICFFIFFYMWVRWTVPRFRYDQLMHLGWKILIPLSIINIMITGVVMLRGEIAAYLGF